Proteins encoded by one window of Arachis hypogaea cultivar Tifrunner chromosome 1, arahy.Tifrunner.gnm2.J5K5, whole genome shotgun sequence:
- the LOC112793410 gene encoding tetrahydroanabasine acetyltransferase-like, producing the protein MAYKKPFLDLKLTTEDVILVKPSKPTPSSVISLSTIDNRPELNSLCQTIHIFKPPNNTILIDDPQNAQNDPALVIKEALSKALFYYYPLAGRLVKHADGKLRIHCNAYGVPFLEAIANCKLSCLHYLDGSDTENAKHLAFDNPFHEDDDDENGYQYPLGIKVTKFLCGGFTVGIGASHAVFDGIGGSQFFQAMAELASGKSEPSVKPVWERERLNGSVTEHPLLSPMDEASAAVSPYLTTKTLVHECFKVDSESIKRLKKSLMKEISYSNNINYSLEGESFTSFEALGAYVWRSRTRALKLNYDGKTSLAIVVGLRRNYSLIPPLPEGYYGNAFVDPKVVLTVKELNEKPLSHVVKMIKETKKLGFSKEYIRNAIDTKETKIEHFDYQGIGASMVLSSWMHLGMLENMNKGWAKPVNMVPAPCNMFGTVGVCIFSPPSDLDPSMNGGVRIFVSLPNDAMPMFKEEMEALMLVKP; encoded by the coding sequence ATGGCATACAAAAAACCATTCCTTGACCTTAAGCTTACCACGGAAGATGTTATCTTAGTAAAGCCATCAAAACCAACTCCTTCATCTGTAATCTCTCTATCCACAATTGATAATAGACCAGAACTTAATAGTCTATGTCAAACCATTCACATATTTAAACCACCAAATAACACTATTCTTATTGATGATCCTCAAAATGCCCAAAATGACCCTGCACTTGTGATCAAAGAAGCACTCTCCAAGGCTTTGTTCTATTACTACCCTCTTGCTGGAAGGCTTGTAAAACATGCTGATGGGAAACTTAGAATCCATTGCAATGCATATGGAGTTCCATTTCTGGAGGCCATTGCGAACTGCAAGCTTTCTTGCCTTCACTACCTTGATGGCAGTGACACTGAAAATGCAAAACACTTGGCTTTTGATAATCCTTttcatgaagatgatgatgatgaaaatggTTACCAATATCCCTTGGGAATAAAGGTGACCAAGTTTCTCTGTGGCGGGTTCACAGTTGGAATAGGCGCATCACATGCTGTTTTTGATGGAATTGGAGGATCTCAATTCTTTCAAGCCATGGCTGAACTTGCGAGCGGAAAAAGCGAGCCATCTGTGAAACCTGTGTGGGAGAGGGAAAGGCTAAATGGGTCAGTTACTGAACATCCATTGCTAAGTCCCATGGATGAGGCCTCGGCCGCAGTTTCACCTTACTTGACCACCAAAACTCTCGTGCATGAATGTTTTAAGGTGGATAGTGAGAGCATAAAAAGACTCAAAAAGAGTTTAATGAAGGAAATAAGttatagcaataatattaatTACTCTTTGGAGGGTGAAAGCTTTACAAGTTTTGAAGCCCTTGGTGCTTATGTTTGGAGGTCAAGAACTAGAGCTTTGAAACTCAACTATGATGGAAAAACTTCATTGGCTATTGTTGTAGGGTTAAGAAGGAATTACTCCTTGATTCCTCCTTTGCCTGAAGGGTACTATGGGAATGCTTTTGTGGACCCAAAAGTTGTGCTAACAGTAAAGGAACTCAATGAAAAGCCACTCTCACATGTGGTGAAGATGATCAAAGAGACTAAGAAGCTTGGTTTCTCAAAGGAGTATATTAGGAATGCTATTGacacaaaagaaacaaaaatagagCACTTTGATTATCAAGGTATCGGTGCATCTATGGTTTTGTCTAGTTGGATGCACTTGGGTATGTTGGAAAACATGAACAAAGGGTGGGCTAAGCCAGTGAACATGGTACCGGCACCATGCAACATGTTTGGGACAGTTGGAGTGTGCATTTTTTCACCTCCTAGTGACTTGGATCCTTCAATGAATGGAGGTGTTAGAATCTTTGTTTCTCTACCTAATGATGCTATGCCCATGTTCAAGGAGGAGATGGAAGCTCTCATGCTTGTTAAACCATAG
- the LOC112793442 gene encoding uncharacterized protein, translating to MAYVPPHMRHSKDNQRPSPSPELPPRRRQFSQSPRLNLSSIYSKDAVSNWFVVSSHDHDRDHNQLHPSLQLRPVSLESSDCNFKQKPHILVESNQHQSQGTHASRNPWEIVAAKAIDYLLSSFENVRTELKSQNPQSEQIKPLLVARFGKILFHGTFAQEERPTMRQLRRSFYTSVPASYMEKMTTSLPLELGLEPDHTEKELYLVKLSDANRPESTISCKCSIIKEQNKLKLYKVELNYVRHMVTDVSCPAKNLDLRLMLCTKRIIAAPKDDEIQCIQKLIDSAVLDENVKGGLRWPLGKASSGDRFSVIGVWHTITKAYVGPSLRLKARHADRFDFLTSTGESASEVSLKLKGIVSALQVQKVDTALISKMLEDTIKLLWDKFLNCDDFLG from the exons ATGGCTTATGTTCCTCCGCACATGAGGCACTCCAAGGACAACCAAAGACCCTCACCTTCACCCGAGTTGCCTCCTCGCCGGAGACAATTCAGCCAAAGCCCTAGATTGAACTTGTCAAGCATCTATTCCAAGGATGCTGTTTCCAATTGGTTCGTGGTTTCTTCACATGATCATGATCGTGATCATAATCAGCTTCACCCTTCTTTACAACTTCGTCCCGTTTCTTTGGAATCTTCTGACTGCAACTTCAAACAAAAGCCACATATTTTAGTTGAGAGCAACCAGCATCAATCTCAAG GGACACATGCATCAAGAAACCCCTGGGAAATTGTGGCAGCTAAAGCCATTGACTACTTGCTTTCTTCTTTCGAAAACGTGAGGACTGAATTGAAGTCCCAAAACCCCCAATCTGAACAAATTAAGCCTTTACTGGTTGCAAGATTTGGCAAGATTCTCTTCCACGG TACTTTTGCACAAGAAGAAAGACCCACAATGCGACAGCTTCGTAGATCGTTTTACACAAGTGTTCCTGCCTCCTATATGGAGAAAATGACTACTTCGTTGCCACTTGAACTTGGACTTGAACCTGATCATACAGAAAAAGAGTTGTATCTTGTGAAG CTGTCCGATGCCAACCGACCAGAATCAACTATTTCTTGCAAGTGTAGCATAATAAAGGAGCAGAACAAGCTTAAGCTCTACAAG GTTGAACTAAATTATGTTCGCCACATGGTCACAGATGTATCCTGTCCTGCTAAGAACCTTGATCTCAGACTAATGCTATGCACCAAAAGGATTATAGCAGCTCCAAAA GATGATGAAATTCAATGCATTCAAAAGTTGATTGATTCTGCAGTTCTAGATGAAAATGTGAAAGGTGGTTTGAGATGGCCCCTAGGGAAAGCATCTTCTGGAGACAGGTTTTCTGTTATTGGGGTCTGGCACACTATAACTAAAGCTTATGTAGGTCCTTCCTTGAGGCTGAAGGCGAGACATGCTGATCGATTCGATTTTCTGACATCAACTGGTGAATCTGCATCTGAAGTTTCCCTGAAACTGAAAGGAATTGTCTCTGCATTACAG GTGCAAAAGGTTGATACAGCATTGATTTCAAAGATGCTTGAAGATACCATAAAACTGTTATGGGATAAGTTTTTAAACTGTGATGACTTTCTAGGATGA
- the LOC112796252 gene encoding uncharacterized protein: protein MEKYFKRTSSLEIGSQNNSSTSSNKRSFLEFEVESLIADPGQRPKISSYHPNDRDKVRCAYLQKGPCQPRTHDFPQTAYGSSFRRFNPNWFDDYGNWLEYSISKDAVFYLCCYLMKPETEGGDAFVTNGFSNWKKKERLQIHVGIHDSAHNQAWRKCEALMRPKQHITAAIEKQSEQAKKNYQIHLTATIDCIRFLLRQGLAFHGNDETDDSVNQGNFLELLNFLAQHNEEIDRAFKNAHGNLKLIAPSIQKDIVRAAAKETTKVIVDDLGDELFAVLVDEARDISIKEQMSVCLRYVNKEGQVREHFLGLVHVSNTNALSLKLALESLLETYNLSLSRVRGQGYDGASNMQGEFNGLKTLILKENSYAFYVHCFAHQLQLALVTVAKKQVEIALLFNLLTNLCNVVGASCKRRDMLRDSQMTKTIEALKSGEISSGRGLNQETTLKRAGDTRWGSHYGTILRLISLFSSVVNVLEYVEEDGNNSEQRAEACHLLNFIQSFEFIFNLHLMKNILGVTNELSQALQRNDQDIVNAMALVKVSKQRLQNIRDDGWSLLLDEVSLFCDIHDIIVPIMDDIFVS, encoded by the coding sequence atggagaaatatttcaaaagaacCTCATCATTGGAGATTGGATCTCAAAATAATTCATCGACCTCTTCTAATAAAAGGAGTTTTTTAGAATTCGAAGTAGAAAGTCTTATAGCAGATCCAGGACAACGACCAAAGATTTCAAGTTATCACCCAAATGATAGAGACAAAGTTAGATGTGCATATTTGCAAAAAGGTCCTTGTCAACCAAGGACTCATGATTTTCCACAAACTGCTTATGGTTCTTCTTTTCGAAGATTTAATCCTAATTGGTTTGATGACTATGGCAACTGGTTAGAGTATAGTATATCAAAAGATGCTGTTTTTTATCTTTGTTGTTATCTTATGAAACCCGAGACGGAAGGTGGTGATGCTTTTGTAACTAATGGCTtttcaaattggaaaaaaaaggagagactACAAATTCATGTTGGGATTCATGATAGCGCTCATAATCAGGCTTGGAGAAAATGTGAAGCACTTATGAGACCAAAACAACACATCACTGCTGCTATTGAAAAACAATCTGAGCAAGCTAAAAAGAATTATCAAATTCACTTGACAGCAACAATTGATTGTATTAGATTTCTTTTGCGACAAGGATTGGCCTTTCATGGTAATGATGAGACGGATGATTCTGTTAACCAAGGAAATTTTTTGGAACTTCTAAACTTTCTTGCGCAACATAATGAAGAGATTGATCGTGCTTTCAAAAATGCTCATGGAAATCTTAAACTAATAGCACCCTCAATCCAAAAAGACATTGTAAGAGCTGCTGCAAAGGAAACGACAAAAGTCATTGTTGATGATCTTGGTGATGAATTATTTGCTGTATTGGTTGATGAAGCCCGCGACATTTCCATTAAGGAGCAAATGTCAGTTTGCTTAAGGTATGTGAACAAAGAAGGACAAGTTAGGGAGCATTTTCTTGGTCTTGTTCATGTTTCTAATACTAATGCTTTATCTCTAAAATTAGCATTGGAGTCATTATTAGAAACATATAATTTAAGTTTATCAAGAGTACGAGGACAAGGATATGATGGTGCAAGTAACATGCAAGGAGAATTTAATGGTTTGAAAACTTTGATATTGAAAGAAAATTCTTATGCTTTCTATGTACATTGCTTTGCCCACCAACTTCAATTAGCTCTTGTAACGGTTGCAAAAAAACAAGTTGAAATTGCTTTGCTTTTTAATTTGTTAACCAATTTGTGCAATGTTGTTGGAGCTTCGTGTAAACGAAGAGATATGCTTCGTGATAGTCAGATGACTAAGACAATTGAAGCATTAAAAAGTGGAGAAATTTCTAGTGGGCGTGGTTTGAATCAAGAAACAACTTTAAAAAGAGCTGGAGACACTAGATGGGGTTCACACTATGGAACTATACTtagattaatttctttattttcttctgtgGTTAATGTTCTTGAATATGTTGAGGAAGATGGAAATAATTCAGAACAAAGAGCTGAAGCATGTCATTTATTGAATTTCATTCAATCCTTTGAATTCATTTTCAACTTGCACTTGATGAAAAATATCTTGGGAGTTACTAATGAATTATCTCAGGCGTTACAAAGGAATGATCAAGATATTGTAAATGCTATGGCATTAGTCAAAGTGTCTAAGCAACGATTGCAAAATATAAGAGATGATGGTTGGTCTCTTTTACTTGATGAAGTCTCACTGTTTTGTGACATACATGATATTATTGTTCCAATCATGGATGATATATTTGTGTCATAA
- the LOC112695118 gene encoding tetrahydroanabasine acetyltransferase-like has product MAHQINIASFKIENKDVEYVKPSKPTPSTTLSLSTIDNRPEFLPLSQVIRVYQSQNNNPTKKNYYSKNDPAIVIKEALSKALVYYYPLAGKLVKHHSNNGKVTINCNEDGVPFVEAIANCDLSSLNYLDLSDIGIAKNFVYDPPFHQDENGNQLIYPMVVKVTKFQCGGFTLGLGEPHTIADGAGSIKIFQAIAEFATGKSEPSVKPVWERERLNGSITKTPLLSPMDGASAAGSPYLPSKTLVHECFKVDGESIKRLKLNLAKEIVDNNVPIANEELSFTNFESLAAYVWRARTRALKLKYDGKTMLKFAVGIRRHIDPPLPEGYYGNTIVDADVVLAVKEVNERPLSQVVKAIRELKKVAFTKEFIKNSIDTLETRVEEFDFDGNGSCMALAEWKHLGFLRNMDFGWKEPVNVIPAPCNMFGEVSICIFFPPCDMDTSMSGGVKIYVSLPIDAMPKFREEMKTLAITIS; this is encoded by the coding sequence ATGGCACATCAAATTAATATTGCATCcttcaaaattgaaaacaaagaTGTTGAATATGTGAAACCATCGAAACCTACTCCTTCCACTACACTTTCTCTATCCACAATTGATAATAGGCCTGAATTCCTTCCCCTAAGTCAAGTCATTCGTGTATACCAATCACAAAACAACAACCccacaaagaaaaattattattcCAAAAATGACCCTGCCATTGTGATAAAAGAAGCACTATCAAAGGCTTTGGTTTATTACTACCCTCTTGCTGGCAAGCTAGTGAAGCATCATAGCAACAATGGGAAGGTAACAATCAATTGCAATGAAGATGGTGTTCCATTTGTAGAAGCAATTGCAAATTGTGACCTTTCTTCACTCAATTATCTTGATTTGAGTGACATTGGAATTGCCAAAAATTTTGTGTATGATCCACCTTTTCATCAAGATGAAAATGGTAACCAACTAATATACCCTATGGTGGTGAAGGTGACTAAATTTCAATGTGGAGGGTTCACATTAGGGTTGGGGGAACCACACACCATTGCTGATGGGGCTGGTTCCATCAAGATCTTTCAAGCCATAGCCGAATTCGCGACCGGAAAAAGCGAGCCTTCGGTGAAGCCTGTGTGGGAAAGGGAGAGGCTAAATGGGTCAATAACCAAAACTCCATTGCTAAGTCCCATGGATGGAGCTTCGGCCGCCGGTTCGCCATATCTACCTTCCAAAACCCTAGTTCATGAATGTTTTAAGGTGGATGGTGAGAGCATAAAGAGACTCAAATTGAATTTGGCAAAGGAAATTGTTGATAACAATGTTCCAATTGCAAATGAAGAATTAAGCTTTACAAATTTTGAGTCCCTTGCTGCTTATGTTTGGAGGGCAAGAACTAGGGCATTGAAATTGAAGTATGATGGTAAAACTATGCTGAAATTTGCGGTAGGTATAAGAAGGCACATAGATCCTCCTTTGCCTGAAGGGTATTATGGTAATACCATTGTGGATGCAGATGTTGTGCTGGCGGTCAAAGAAGTCAACGAAAGACCACTCTCACAAGTGGTGAAGGCTATTAGAGAGTTGAAGAAGGTTGCTTTCACAAAAGAATTCATTAAGAATTCAATTGATACATTGGAGACAAGAGTTGAGGAGTTTGATTTTGATGGGAATGGTTCATGCATGGCTTTGGCTGAGTGGAAGCATTTGGGATTCTTGAGAAACATGGATTTTGGGTGGAAGGAGCCTGTGAATGTGATACCTGCCCCATGTAACATGTTTGGGGAAGTAAGTATTTGCATCTTCTTTCCTCCTTGTGACATGGATACTTCAATGAGTGGAGGTGTTAAGATCTATGTCTCACTCCCCATTGATGCCATGCCCAAGTTTAGGGAGGAGATGAAAACACTTGCAATTACTATTAGTTAA